The following coding sequences are from one Triticum aestivum cultivar Chinese Spring chromosome 5A, IWGSC CS RefSeq v2.1, whole genome shotgun sequence window:
- the LOC123101573 gene encoding cold shock protein CS66-like, whose protein sequence is MEYQGQTGHATDKVEEYGQPVADHGGATGGPTGTHGAAAAAGAGQLQPTRDDHKTDGVLRRSGSSSSSSSEDDGAGGRRKKGMKEKIKEKLPGRAHKDATGQQHTPAAGEYAGTGTGTHGAEATGEKKGVMEKIKEKLPGGQHCSRDLVMSLPVTITTTIINRPSGQLCTYLHRSSQQFNTLTQPHVSPLDRSHFVVRTTSDDMEYQGQHGHATDKVEEYGQPVAGHGGATGGPTGTHGAAGAGGAQLQATRDEHKTDGVLRRSGSSSSSSSSEDDGVGGRRKKGMKEKIKEKLPGGAHKDATAGQQHTAVAGEYAGTHGTEATGEKKGVMDKIKEKLPGGQH, encoded by the exons ATGGAGTACCAGGGGCAGACCGGCCACGCCACCGACAAGGTGGAGGAGTACGGCCAGCCCGTGGCCGACCACGGCGGCGCCACCGGCGGGCCCACGGGGACgcacggcgccgccgccgccgcgggtgccGGGCAGCTCCAGCCGACCAGGGACGACCACAAGACCGACGGCGTCCTGCGCCGCTCCGgcagctccagctccagctcg TCTGAGGACGACGGCGctggcgggaggaggaagaaagggatgaaggagaagatcaaggagaagctCCCCGGCAGAGCCCACAAGGACGCCACCGGGCAGCAGCACACGCCGGCAGCCGGCGAGTACGCCGGCACCGGCACCGGCACGCACGGCGCGGAGGCCACCGGCGAGAAGAAGGGTGTCatggagaagatcaaggagaagctTCCCGGCGGACAGCACT GTTCACGGGATCTTGTGATGTCATTGCCCGTGACGATCACG ACGACCATTATAAACAGACCATCCGGACAGCTTTGCACTTATCTCCATCGCAGTTCGCAACAGTTCAACACACTTACACAACCACACGTATCACCTCTAGATCGATCACATTTCGTAGTCCGTACCACGTCCGACGATATGGAGTACCAGGGGCAGCACGGCCACGCCACCGACAAGGTGGAGGAGTACGGCCAGCCCGTGGCCGGGCACGGCGGCGCCACCGGCGGCCCCACGGGGACGCACGGAGCTGCCGGAGCCGGAGGCGCGCAGCTCCAGGCGACGCGGGACGAGCACAAGACCGACGGCGTTCTGCGCCGCTCCGGCAGCTCCAGCTCCAGCAGCTCG TCTGAGGACGACGGCgtgggcgggaggaggaagaaggggatgaaggagaagatcaaggagaagctCCCCGGCGGAGCCCACAAGGACGCCACCGCCGGGCAGCAGCACACGGCGGTGGCGGGCGAGTACGCGGGCACGCACGGCACCGAGGCCACCGGCGAGAAGAAGGGCGTCATGGACAAGATCAAGGAGAAGCTTCCCGGCGGACAACACTGA
- the LOC123104874 gene encoding eukaryotic translation initiation factor 5B codes for MTAGLLLGDAAAAPRARIAVCRPRLHLCGWAPRPHHGCRLSRGRGRAPARFAASASGGGRGGWDEPSEEEVRREREAEMARRLKEAEEMDELERTAEELQSRAAPDDESEEEKRERVRRELQKVAKEQAERRATGKQMFDLGQRAYGKGMYGRSIEFLEAALTIIRPSSLLGGEIQIWLAMAYDANRRHKESIALYKELENTHPMISIRRQAAEFRYIAEAPKLKISNDEVVTIPQIGSSWDWYAGTWSDKIQEQEDKKRKMVAAASQPEPSTNVFGNLFLLRPPSEWKKSAWAIVTLWAVLIGTAFYLQR; via the exons ATGACCGCCGGTCTCCTCCTCGGCGACGCCGCCGCGGCCCCGCGCGCCCGCATCGCCGTCTGCCGGCCGCGCCTGCACCTCTGCGGCTGGGCCCCGAGGCCCCACCACGGCTGCCGCCTCTCCCGCGGCCGGGGGCGCGCGCCGGCCAGGTTCGCCGCGTCCGCGTCGGGCGGCGGGCGGGGCGGATGGGACGAGCCCTCGGAGGAGGAGGTACGACGGGAGAGGGAGGCGGAGATGGCGCGGCGGCTGAAGGAGGCGGAGGAGATGGACGAGCTGGAGCGCACCGCCGAGGAGCTGCAGAGCCGGGCCGCCCCCGACGACGAGTCCGAGGAGGAGAAGCGCGAGCGCGTCCGCCGCGAGCTTCAGAAG GTGGCCAAGGAGCAGGCTGAGAGGAGGGCGACGGGGAAACAGATGTTCGATCTGGGGCAAAGGGCGTATGGGAAAGGGATGTATGGCCGCTCCATCGAGTTCTTGGAGGCCGCACTCACCATCATACGTCCCTCCTCGCTCCTCGGCGGTGAG ATTCAAATTTGGCTTGCAATGGCATACGATGCCAATAGGCGGCACAAGGAATCCATAGCATTGTACAAAGAATTGGAGAATACACATCCAATGATTAGCATCAGGAGACAAGCAGCTGAATTCCGGTACATTGCTGAGGCGCCCAAGTTGAAGATCTCCAACGATGAGGTGGTCACGATACCGCAAATTGGATCTAGCTGGGACTG GTACGCTGGGACATGGAGTGACAAGATCCAAGAGCAAGAGGACAAGAAAAGAAAGATGGTGGCCGCCGCGAGCCAACCGGAGCCGTCGACGAACGTCTTCGGCAACCTGTTCCTCCTGCGGCCGCCGAGCGAGTGGAAGAAGAGCGCCTGGGCGATCGTCACCCTGTGGGCCGTGCTGATCGGGACAGCGTTCTATCTGCAGAGATGA